One segment of Theobroma cacao cultivar B97-61/B2 chromosome 9, Criollo_cocoa_genome_V2, whole genome shotgun sequence DNA contains the following:
- the LOC18590803 gene encoding WUSCHEL-related homeobox 3, whose amino-acid sequence MSPAASSRWCPTPEQLMILEEMYRSGIRTPNASQIQKITSHLSFYGKIEGKNVFYWFQNHKARDRQKLRRKLTKQLQLQQQLYHQHHHHQLQQNHPNHHFLHYFDSPGSPAFQHLSYFNSASLFPQVGVHEDAAAKQVMNYTWKFDIPERVENMDKATMRMYGGDWLTMVDLGSPLSSPCYSTSIRPPLKTLELFPVTASNLKEECNSSKHLSCISTTTTTTTPNPTPDIPLNLPLNAPENKPQALSLSA is encoded by the exons atgtCTCCTGCTGCTTCCTCCAGGTGGTGTCCAACACCAGAGCAACTTATGATCTTAGAAGAGATGTATAGAAGTGGGATTAGAACTCCAAATGCCTCTCAAATCCAAAAAATCACTTCCCACCTTTCTTTCTATGGCAAGATCGAAGGCAAGAACGTTTTCTATTGGTTTCAAAACCACAAGGCAAGAGACAGACAAAAGCTCAGGAGGAAACTTACCAAGCAACTACAACTACAACAACAACTTTACCATCagcatcatcatcaccagctgcAACAAAACCATCCTAACCACCACTTCCTTCACTACTTCGATTCTCCTGGCTCCCCTGCTTTTCAACATCTTTCATACTTTAACTCAGCCAGTCTTTTTCCtcag GTAGGGGTTCATGAGGATGCAGCGGCAAAGCAAGTGATGAACTACACGTGGAAGTTTGACATTCCAGAAAGAGTGGAAAACATGGATAAGGCCACGATGAGAATGTACGGCGGTGATTGGTTGACGATGGTTGATCTGGGTTCCCCATTATCATCACCATGCTACAGTACTTCCATCAGGCCAccccttaaaacccttgaactTTTCCCAGTCACAGCCTCAAATCTCAAGGAAGAGTGCAACTCTTCCAAGCATCTTTCTTGTATCagtactactactactactactactccTAACCCCACACCGGATATACCCCTAAACCTTCCCTTAAACGCCCCAGAAAATAAACCCCaggctctctctctctctgcctAG
- the LOC18590802 gene encoding putative respiratory burst oxidase homolog protein H translates to MRDRGTRNLSGDASEDNSRKWMLESIEIDGMADVPLNAQSGTSISTCPNEAAFTRDTSTSNTASHSRNPSTSSGLPPNPGSLTGLSRNSSTAAGLSRNTSISPALPRSASRVTSFRRLISTARKRSNGAPPNIPRVQRTASSAAKGIQSLRFLDRTVTGKEMDAWKSTERRFNQFAVDGKLHRDKFGVCIGMGDSKEFAGGVFDALARRKKINPDDGITKEELQSFWQDMTNQDLDSRLQIFFDMCDKNGDGKLSEEEVKEILVLSASANKLGKLKQQAAAYASLIMEELDPDHLGYIEIWQLEILLRGMVTSDEGSKLNKKSQSLAKAMIPKRYRTPISKYTSMTVEFVHENWKRIWVVALFVIINLILFFWKYIQFYGSATYQITGYCVCVAKGSAEALKLDMALILLPVCRRTLTKLRSTFLHKIIPFDDNINFHKLIALAIAIWTSLHTFLHLACNYPKISGYPTGKFMELLGPAFGYKQPSYADLVNNTVGITGVLMVILMLFSFTLATHNFRRNIVKLPWPFTILAGFNAFWYAHHLLTLVYVQLILHGYFLIFKKPWYWKTTWMYLLIPMLFYASERFLTRFQEHKHNVNVIKAVIYTGNVLALYVTKPPGFKYKSGMYLFVKCHDISKFEWHPFSITSAPKDDYLSVHIRTLGDWTRELKDRFEKVCEPPTVEAKRGNLMRMETRATKKTESSTDYEQEQTIFPSIFIKGPYGAPAQNYKKYDILLLIGLGIGATPFISIIKDLLSRIKPADGLQMEGGMKPGKKYPERAYFYWVTREQSSFEWFKGVMDDIAEYDKNKMIEMHNYLTSVYEEGDARSALIGMVQKIQQAKNGVDIVSESRITTHFARPNWGKVFSQLASTHESSRIGVFYCGSATLTKVLKKLCHEFSLETSTRFHFHKENF, encoded by the exons ATGAGGGACAGGGGAACAAGGAATCTCTCAGGGGATGCAAGCGAAGACAATTCAAGGAAATGGATGCTTGAGAGCATTGAGATTGATGGAATGGCCGATGTTCCTCTAAATGCCCAGTCTGGGACATCCATCTCCACTTGTCCCAATGAAGCAGCCTTCACCAGGGACACAAGTACTTCCAACACTGCATCCCACTCCAGGAATCCGAGTACTTCCTCAGGGTTACCTCCGAATCCAGGCAGTTTAACCGGGTTGTCTCGGAATTCGAGCACTGCAGCCGGATTATCCAGGAATACGAGTATTTCCCCGGCGTTACCACGGAGTGCCTCCAGGGTGACATCCTTCAGGAGGCTTATAAGTACTGCTAGGAAGAGGTCAAATGGGGCTCCACCAAATATTCCTAGAGTGCAAAGAACTGCCTCTTCCGCTGCGAAAGGGATTCAGAGTCTACGTTTCCTTGACCGAACCGTCACTGGGAAGGAAATGGATGCTTGGAAATCAACGGAAAGGCGTTTCAACCAGTTTGCGGTTGATGGGAAGCTCCATAGAGATAAATTTGGTGTCTGCATTG GAATGGGAGATTCCAAGGAATTTGCAGGGGGAGTATTTGATGCCTTAGCAAGGcgtaaaaaaataaacccaGACGATGGGATAACCAAGGAAGAGTTGCAATCATTCTGGCAAGATATGACTAATCAAGATCTTGATTCAAGGCTTCAGATTTTCTTTGATAT GTGTGACAAGAATGGTGATGGTAAGCTGTCAGAGGAAGAGGTAAAGGAG ATTTTAGTGTTGAGTGCCTCCGCAAACAAGCTAGGGAAACTTAAACAGCAAGCCGCAGCATATGCATCTTTAATCATGGAAGAGCTTGACCCTGATCATTTGGGATATATAGAG ATATGGCAGTTGGAAATTCTACTAAGGGGAATGGTGACCTCTGATGAAGGCAGCAAGCTCAACAAGAAATCGCAGTCCCTGGCAAAAGCAATGATCCCTAAAAGATATAGAACTCCAATAAGCAAATACACATCCATGACCGTAGAATTTGTCCATGAAAACTGGAAGAGAATATGGGTTGTAGCACTTTTTGTAATCATAAACTTAATCCTCTTCTTTTGGAAGTACATCCAGTTCTACGGGTCAGCAACGTATCAAATCACAGGTTATTGTGTCTGCGTTGCCAAGGGTTCTGCTGAGGCTCTCAAGCTTGACATGGCTCTCATTCTCCTTCCAGTGTGTAGAAGAACTCTTACTAAGCTCAGATCAACATTTCTCCACAAAATAATCCCTTTTGATGACAATATAAATTTCCACAAGTTAATTGCACTAGCAATAGCCATTTGGACCAGTCTCCATACTTTTTTGCATCTTGCTTGTAATTATCCGAAAATATCTGGATACCCAACAGGAAAATTCATGGAACTTCTTGGGCCAGCCTTTGGTTACAAGCAACCAAGTTATGCAGACCTGGTGAACAATACAGTCGGCATTACTGGGGTACTTATGGTGATTCTAATGTTATTTTCGTTTACTCTGGCAACACACAATTTTAGAAGAAATATTGTCAAGTTACCATGGCCATTTACCATATTGGCCGGGTTCAATGCTTTCTGGTATGCACATCATTTGCTGACCTTGGTCTATGTCCAACTGATCTTGCATGGTTACTTCCTCATCTTCAAAAAGCCTTGGTACTGGAAGACG ACTTGGATGTATCTCCTGATCCCAATGTTATTCTATGCAAGCGAGAGATTCCTTACCAGATTCCAGGAACACAAGCATAACGTGAATGTCATTAAG GCTGTTATATATACAGGAAATGTTCTAGCTCTATACGTGACCAAGCCTCCAGGATTCAAGTATAAAAGTGGAATGTATCTGTTCGTCAAGTGTCATGATATATCTAAATTTGAGTG GCATCCCTTCTCCATCACTTCGGCACCAAAAGATGACTACTTGAGCGTCCACATACGAACACTGGGGGACTGGACTAGAGAACTGAAAGATAGATTTGAAAAG GTTTGTGAACCACCAACTGTGGAAGCAAAAAGAGGCAATTTAATGAGAATGGAAACCAGAGCAACTAAAAAAACAGAATCAAGTACAGACTATGAACAGGAACAAACTAT ATTTCCAAGTATCTTCATCAAGGGACCCTATGGAGCCCCAGCTCAAAACTATAAGAAGTATGACATTCTCTTGCTTATTGGTCTGGGAATTGGGGCAACCCCATTTATCAGCATCATAAAAGATCTGCTGAGCCGCATCAAGCCTGCT GATGGTTTGCAAATGGAGGGCGGTATGAAGCCTGGTAAGAAGTATCCTGAAAGGGCATATTTCTATTGGGTTACTAGGGAACAAAGCTCGTTCGAATGGTTTAAAGGTGTCATGGATGACATTGCAGAATATGACAAAAAT AAAATGATAGAAATGCACAACTACTTAACTAGTGTGTATGAAGAAGGCGATGCTCGGTCTGCCCTCATCGGCATGGTGCAGAAAATTCAACAGGCTAAGAATGGAGTTGATATTGTCTCAGAAAGCAGG ATAACGACACACTTCGCAAGACCCAATTGGGGGAAAGTTTTCTCTCAACTGGCTAGTACTCATGAATCTTCTCGAATAG GTGTCTTCTACTGTGGAAGTGCTACACTTACCAAAGTATTAAAGAAGCTATGTCATGAATTTAGCCTAGAAACATCAACCAGATTCCACTTTCACAAGGAGAACTTTTAA
- the LOC18590804 gene encoding uncharacterized protein LOC18590804, whose amino-acid sequence MEMKKRRGLIIACCLFSLALLAGGAYLPQNKKGNCTYTVTIQTSCTKGAETSDYVSLRFGDIKSNDIVVQHLNSKHVRKLDPLQPAVLDDIPTKPFQACLVDEFQVTGQCVESPICYLYLKLSGNDDWRPGFAQVESLEESHLSSRYFYFRRYLPRNVWHGSDLCDKEVTPFGIKHKRKVLAKKPAAERLMP is encoded by the exons atggaaatgaAGAAACGCAGGGGACTGATCATTGCCTGCTGCCTATTTTCACTTGCTTTACTTGCAGGAGGTGCATACCTCCCTCAGAACAAGAAG GGAAACTGCACCTACACAGTCACAATACAAACATCATGCACCAAGGGTGCCGAGACATCAGACTATGTCAGCCTGAGATTTGGTGATATAAAATCTAATGACATTGTAGTTCAACACCTGAATTCCAAGCATGTAAGGAAGTTGGATCCATTGCAGCCTGCTGTACTTGACGATATTCCCACAAAACCTTTCCAAGCTTGCTTGGTAGACGAGTTTCAAGTGACAGGCCAATGCGTGGAATCGCCAATTTGCTATCTGTATCTCAAGCTATCCGGGAATGATGATTGGCGACCAGGATTTGCACAGGTTGAGTCATTGGAAGAGTCTCATCTCAGCTCAAGATACTTCTATTTTCGAAGATATCTGCCTCGGAATGTTTGGCATGGTTCTGATTTGTGTGATAAAGAGGTCACTCCCTTCGGGATCAAGCACAAGAGGAAGGTCCTTGCGAAGAAACCAGCAGCTGAAAGGTTGATGCCATAA